A window of the Trichoderma asperellum chromosome 6, complete sequence genome harbors these coding sequences:
- a CDS encoding uncharacterized protein (TransMembrane:8 (i81-102o108-135i542-563o579-596i625-646o674-691i720-738o750-769i)), translating into MGDRLNLVYTGSSVTRGRATGIVISTGMDTEVGQIAELLRQKKKQNTGSGPVNRFFINLYQRIRNVLGLEGTPLQVTLSKFALLLFALAILLAVIVFSVSKWDVDDDVLLYGICVGVAVIPESLLAVLTVTMAVATKAMVKGHVIVRQMPSLEAVGGVTNICSDKTGTLTQGRMIARKVWIRGGLTGLIEGTSDPYDPSSGTVSWSGSLVETCFSTFLDCLVLCNNATVTDGRKELETDSSSVTTAYGSDEWKAVGEPTEIALKVFALRFGRNKAAGDELIAEHPFDSSCKLMSVVYGSSVDVDSKCQVYTKGAVEVVLPKLNESEDLKQAIHAKAEELAADGLRVLCIANRSLDREKEDAHDRTQVESRLQFLGLAGLYDPPRPETAGAVAQCRQAGVSVHMVTGDHIKTATAIAYEVGILSRGIPLGSTTVMSAADFGNLTDDQIDAMEALPLVIARCSPLTKVRVIKALHRRKAFCIMTGDGVNDSPALKQADVGIAMGDRGSDVAKEASDMVLTDDNFASIVTGIKEGRRLSDNIQKFLLHLLTSNLAQVILLLIGLAFKDERNIAVFPLSPLEILWANLVTSSPLALGLGLEEAQPDILQRPPRSLRAGVFTVDLIRDQFMYGTFMGSLCLASFMLVAYAASGQGYHNLPIDCNEHGHDGCGLVFRARAATFATLSFLLLITAWEVKHFHRSLFNMDERWKGPLSVFKTVYHNRFLFWSVVAGFAITFPVIYLPSVNKSVFKHQAITWEWGVVFGCVAVYIALIEAWKAIKRRYGLGIDRHPVIEATSSQV; encoded by the exons ATGGGCGATCGCCTGAACCTGGTCTACACTGGAAGTTCTGTGACCCGTGGCCGCGCCACAGGTATCGTCATCTCCACCGGGATGGACACCGAGGTGGGCCAGATTGCCGAGCTGCTgcgacaaaagaagaagcagaatacCGGCTCTGGCCCCGTCAACCGGTTCTTCATCAATTTGTACCAGAGAATCAGGAATGTTCTTGGCTTGGAGGGGACACCTTTGCAAGTCACGCTGAGTAAGTTTGCgctcttgctcttcgccCTGGCTATCCTCTTGgccgtcatcgtcttctCTGTTAGTAAGTGGGATGTCGACGATGATGTTTTACTGTACGGAATCTGCGTTGGCGTCGCCGTCATCCCAGAATCCCTCCTTGCCGTGCTCACCGTCACTATGGCTGTCGCTACCAAGGCAATGGTCAAGGGCCATGTAATCGTGCGCCAGATGCCGTCGCTGGAAGCCGTTGGCGGCGTAACTAATATCTGCTCCGACAAGACTGGCACTCTCACGCAAGGGCGGATGATTGCTCGCAAGGTCTGGATTCGTGGCGGTCTCACGGGGCTCATCGAGGGCACATCAGATCCTTATGATcccagcagcggcaccgTATCTTGGTCCGGATCGCTGGTAGAAACTTGCTTCAGCACCTTTCTTGACTGTCTGGTTCTGTGCAACAATGCCACCGTTACGGACGGTAGGAAAGAGCTTGAAACAGACTCTAGCAGCGTTACGACGGCTTATGGGTCTGATGAATGGAAGGCTGTTGGAGAGCCTACAGAGATAGCTCTCAAGGTCTTTGCCTTGCGCTTTGGAAGGAATAaggctgctggcgatgaacTCATCGCAGAGCACCCCTTTGACTCATCGTGCAAACTCATGAGTGTAGTCTATGGTAGCAGCGTCGATGTCGATTCCAAGTGCCAGGTGTATACCAAGGGTGCTGTTGAGGTAGTCTTGCCAAAGTTGAATGAATCCGAGGATCTAAAACAGGCTATTCATGCCAAGGCAGAAGAGCTCGCCGCCGATGGCCTCAGAGTTCTCTGTATTGCCAATAGGTCCCTGGaccgagagaaagaggatgcCCATGATCGCACCCAGGTTGAGAGCAGGTTACAATTTCTAGGGCTTGCTGGTCTGTATGATCCGCCCCGTCCAGAGACAGCCGGCGCAGTGGCGCAGTGTCGTCAAGCCGGTGTCTCTGTTCACATGGTAACCGGCGACCACATCAAGACAGCCACCGCCATTGCATACGAAGTCGGGATTCTGTCGCGAGGCATCCCCCTAGGCTCAACAACGGTCATGTCGGCGGCCGATTTTGGCAACCTCACCGATGACCAGATTGATGCCATGGAAGCCCTGCCGCTTGTCATTGCCCGATGCAGCCCCCTGACCAAAGTGCGGGTGATCAAGGCTCTGCACCGCCGAAAGGCGTTTTGCATCATGACTGGCGATGGCGTTAATGATTCGCCTGCGCTGAAGCAGGCTGACGTGGGCATAGCCATGGGCGATAGGGGAAGCGATGTGGCTAAAGAAGCGTCAGACATGGTGCTGACGGATGATAACTTTGCGTCGATTGTGACGGGTATCAAAGAAGGACGACGACTGTCAGACAATATCCAAAAG TTCCTCTTGCATCTACTCACCTCGAACCTTGCTCaagtcatcctcctcttgaTCGGACTGGCCTTCAAGGATGAACGCAATATCGCAGTCTTCCCGCTCTCGCCTCTTGAGATTCTCTGGGCGAACCTGGTCACTTCGTCTCCCCTTGCTCTTGGTTTGGGCTTGGAGGAGGCGCAGCCAGACATTCTTCAGCGTCCACCCCGCAGCTTGCGCGCTGGCGTCTTTACAGTTGATTTGATTCGGGACCAGTTCATGTATGGAACCTTTATGGGGTCGCTCTGCCTGGCGTCGTTTATGCTGGTGGCTTATGCGGCTTCCGGCCAAGGCTACCACAACCTGCCTATTGACTGCAACGAGCATGGACACGATGGCTGCGGCCTCGTATTCCGAGCCAGGGCCGCAACCTTTGCTACGCTGAGCTTCCTGCTTCTCATTACCGCCTGGGAGGTGAAGCACTTCCATCGCAGCCTCTTCAATATGGACGAGAGGTGGAAGGGACCCCTTTCAGTTTTCAAAACGGTGTACCACAACCGCTTTCTGTTCTGGTCTGTTGTTGCAGGATTCGCCATTACCTTTCCCGTTATATACCTTCCTTCCGTCAACAAGTCTGTGTTTAAGCACCAGGCAATAACTTGGGAGTGGGGTGTGGTGTTTGGTTGTGTGGCAGTGTACATTGCGCTGATTGAAGCCTGGAAGGCCATCAAACGGCGGTATGGCCTAGGCATCGATAGGCATCCTGTCATCGAGGCAACCAGCTCGCAGGTGTAA
- a CDS encoding uncharacterized protein (EggNog:ENOG41~TransMembrane:1 (n6-14c22/23o32-53i)) — MCSTDIFLGILAILFPPLPVWVKCGICSADSLINITLCILGFIPGLLHAWYIIAKYPEPAYEYEAIPNDHEGGRVTYVYVQTPHGPHCQPPKPQGSSNDLNYGTTSNQSPSPRPQPQQQGVATSGEGSSNPENQGVPPSYAEVVAGDHKIQTRD, encoded by the exons ATGTGCTCAACCGACATCTTCCTCGGCATCCTTGCCATTCTCTTTCCCCCGCTGCCTG TCTGGGTGAAGTGTGGCATCTGTAGCGCCGACTCtctcatcaacatcacccTCTGCATCCTCGGCTTTATCCCTGGTCTGCTACACGCCTGGTACATCATCGCCAAGTATCCCGAGCCCGCCTACGAATATGAGGCCATCCCCAACGACCACGAAGGTGGCCGAGTCACATATGTCTATGTTCAGACTCCCCATGGCCCTCACTGCCAGCCACCAAAGCCTCAAGGCTCTTCAAACGACTTGAACTACGGCACCACGTCTAACCAGAGCCCTTCACCCCGGCCACAGCCTCAACAACAGGGTGTAGCAACCTCTGGAGAGGGCAGCTCGAATCCTGAGAACCAGGGCGTTCCTCCTTCATACGCCGAGGTTGTTGCTGGCGACCACAAGATCCAGACGCGAGACTAA
- a CDS encoding uncharacterized protein (EggNog:ENOG41) — protein MSSEIASTAGPGDDAAETTRPDIEIDDSLIPIFTSSATEDDEGSEDDDEDAAGEVGENNASQSVPVIKRKNKSRGIMARGPTALPKNRGNGFEEYFADPPMTPEEAMQEKQEIYHPDISFEKRMQSCIQRYRSRRRLQHHRTLYFDEYLFLGGVDTSQGAYTGMDPKELKQLTPAQRKEATARHVVHEGSSAGDRFYDGDETKWTVDFSGVVAGFLSTTIIPLTGLQIGPLEDAIDVIENFLRYILHHDVCPEYEGDVKGAIKVCQAAREEWPMLNALQTTLPGLFNLAATELFSKPDPDAWAFHLFKVHHGFEAKPIFYSAIALIEDPRAFEYLTQGPATLLRQYECTLEITMVALPNEETIQRFKSLKAETHGGTNKVRLAPIGKVTLKPATIEDGWVHPDTPHPLEGKEIDLYFEQDVLVNLKPGMKMTLEIGELGGGVNFARRIRKIVPSFYTFLPQELMRGFKPPRENDRPAPSIHNPMAEDSQAVDEQV, from the exons ATGTCATCTGAGATAGCCTCCACCGCAGGTCCCGGCGATGATGCCGCTGAAACGACCCGGCCAGACATCGAAATCGACGATAGTTTGATTCCGATATTTACGAGCAGCGCCacagaagatgacgaaggcagtgaagacgatgatgaggatgcagCTGGTGAAGTTGGTGAAAATAACGCTTCCCAGTCCGTACCGGTCataaagaggaagaataaAAGTAGGGGAATCATGGCCAGAGGTCCAACAGCGCTGCCCAAAAACCGTGGCAATGGATTCGAAG AGTATTTTGCGGATCCGCCTATGACTCCCGAAGAAGCGATGCaggagaaacaagagatTTACCATCC TGATATTTCGTTTGAGAA GCGAATGCAGTCGTGTATTCAACGTTATCGCTCTCGTCGTCGCCTTCAACACCACCGAACTCTTTACTTTGACGAGTACCTCTTCCTCGGCGGCGTTGATACATCTCAGGGAGCATACACTGGGATGGATCCAAAGGAGCTCAAACAGCTCACGCCTGCGCAGCGTAAAGAAGCTACAGCTAGGCACGTCGTCCACGAAGGCTCCTCAGCAGGCGACCGTTTCTACGACGGAGATGAAACAAAATGGACTGTGGACTTTTCCGGCGTGGTAGCAGGCTTCTTATCTACGACTATTATACCCTTGACTGGCCTTCAAATCGGCCCGCTGGAGGACGCAATAGACGTGATAGAAAACTTCCTTCGCTACATCCTTCATCACGACGTCTGTCCCGAGTATGAAGGGGATGTCAAGGGAGCAATAAAAGTCTGCCAAGCAGCCAGAGAAGAGTGGCCAATGCTAAACGCTCTGCAGACGACGCTGCCGGGACTCTTCAACCTGGCTGCGACTGAACTTTTCTCCAAGCCTGATCCCGACGCCTGGGCTTTTCACCTATTCAAGGTACATCATGGGTTTGAAGCCAAGCCCATTTTTTACTCAGCCATTGCCTTGATTGAAGATCCCAGGGCATTCGAATATCTCACTCAGGGCCCTGCTACGCTTCTCAGACAATACGAATGTACACTGGAGATCACAATGGTAGCTCTTCCAAATGAAGAGACGATTCAGCGGTTCAAGAGCCTTAAAGCTGAGACACATGGCGGCACAAACAAGGTCCGACTCGCGCCTATTGGCAAAGTCACACTCAAGCCAGCCACCATTGAGGACGGATGGGTCCATCCAGACACACCCCATCCTCttgaaggaaaggaaatcgATCTGTACTTTGAACAAGATGTTCTCGTAAACCTCAAGCCAggaatgaagatgacgctTGAGATCGGCGAGCTTGGGGGTGGAGTGAATTTTGCCAGGCGCATTCGAAAAATCGTCCCATCATTCTACACATTTCTGCCGCAGGAACTCATGAGAGGCTTCAAGCCCCCGCGTGAGAATGATCGTCCTGCGCCATCTATTCACAATCCTATGGCAGAGGACAGCCAGGCAGTCGATGAACAAGTCTAA
- a CDS encoding uncharacterized protein (SECRETED:SignalP(1-20)) → MKVQTLAVLALGLLSGEVLGQSTNTDAGASASAAVSSAAAAGSSAASSIASAASSLASSVGSAASSAASAASSAASSASTAASGTTSSGTSSSTSSGPVSTTVTSVESGTTVPPTTIAGTTNSQTTIAPTTVRGTTRSASTHTFTTTSSSALAIAPTADAKLLAPIIGAAAAVLML, encoded by the coding sequence ATGAAGGTCCAAACTCTCGCTGTTCTTGCCCTCGGTCTCCTCTCTGGAGAGGTTCTTGGCCAGTCTACCAACACAGACGCTGGTGCCTCTGCGTCCGCCGCCGTCTCCTCTGCCGCTGCGGCCGGCAGCTCTGCTGCCTCCAGCattgcctctgctgcctcgtCCCTGGCTAGCAGCGTCGGAAGCGCTGCCTCTtcagctgcctctgctgcttcaTCTGCTGCCTCGAGCGCTTCAACTGCCGCTTCTGGAACTACCTCTTCtggcaccagcagcagcaccagctccGGCCCCGTAAGCACCACCGTCACCTCCGTGGAGTCCGGCACTACCGTTCCCCCAACGACCATTGCCGGAACCACCAACAGCCAAACTACTATTGCTCCTACCACTGTCCGAGGAACTACTCGTTCTGCTTCTACTCACACTttcaccaccacctcttcCTCCGCCCTGGCCATTGCTCCCACTGCCGAcgccaagctgctggctCCTATCATcggtgctgccgccgccgtcttGATGCTGTAA
- a CDS encoding uncharacterized protein (TransMembrane:1 (o86-108i)), with protein sequence MPCHRQVHVLAALPNRKDAEEKNEASSILLFTPNMAKPLHLPPMTSGTMHEIVRAELSLERWNITTYIPWLPCDDAGVGRATERLFFTYTSMMFVILSAFTSAVSLSLRHRFDIVLTPLGVTNVRVPHNNDRICGYTSVEVMRDELSLSRAPRLC encoded by the exons ATGCCGTGCCACAGGCAGGTACATGTGCTGGCGGCACTCCCCAACAGAAAAGATgcggaagaaaaaaatgaagcttcttccatcctcctcttcacgcCCAACATGGCTAAGCCACTCCATCTCCCACCAATGACAAGCGGCACGATGCATGAAATCGTG CGCGCCGAGTTGAGCCTCGAGAGATGGAATATTACGACGTACATACCGTGGCTTCCATGCGATGATGCAGGGGTTGGCAGAGCCACCGAAAGGCTCTTCTTCACCTACACATCTATGATGTTTGTGATCCTTTCAGCGTTCACTTCGGccgtctctctttctctgaGACATCGCTTTGACATCGTTTTGACACCGCTTGGAGTCACCAACGTCCGTGTTCCGCATAACAACGACAGAATTTGCGGTTACACCTCCGTTGAGGTCATGAGAGATGAGTTGTCGTTGTCCAGAGCTCCGCGTCTCTGCTGa